The Prevotella sp. E2-28 genome includes the window AATGAGTGGCATAAAAGAAAAACTATTAGCTGCGTTTGATAATATGTGGCTTGTAATTAAAAAAAATGCAGAAATAAAGGGGATGAATCCAATCTTTTTCATCATCTTTCATGTTTTGAAATCATTAGCGTATACGATACCGGGGTTCCTTGTCGTACTGCTATTCCCTATAAAGTCTGATGTGAGTTATGGATGGTTTAGTGGTATATGGCAGGGATGGTTCGGACTATGTAATATAGTGATTCGATATTTTTCCCCAGAAACTTTGTATATAGCTCCTAATTCTTCTTTAGCCTATGATATATTGTGGTGGATATGTTTCGTTTATGCAATCCTTCTTCTTCTTTCAATCATCATCATGCCTCTTTATCATGTCCATAGTAAAAGGGATTACCAGTTTGTTGATACTACATATAAATCAGATGATAATGTACTATTACAGACACTTCAATATGGTGTGGAGACAAGTTTTGAGAAACGCGTACTCAAAATATTCATCTCATCCACATTCCAGGATATGCAGGAGGAACGTGACTACTTGATGAGGCACACTTTTCCTGAGCTACAACGATTGGCTGCTCAACGAGGAGTGAAAATTATTCCGGTAGATCTTCGTTGGGGTATTACTGAGGAAGATTCAAAGTCGGGTAAGGTCTTGGAGTTATGTCTGCAAGAGATTGATAATGCCATACCTTTTTTCATAGGTATTATAGGAAAACGCTATGGTTGGTGTCCTTCGCACGAAGAATTTGAAAAAAGTACTTTGCTCAAAGAAAAGTATCCTTGGATAGAAAAAGATTTCAAAGACCAGTTAAGTGTGACGGAGATTGAGATGCAGTATGGCGTGTTGCGTCGTAAAGAGCGTGTCAATGCAGCATTCTTTACCACGGGTGGCAACTTTATAACATCCCAATCAGATGATAGTGAAAAAGGGAAGGTTGATCGTCTTAAGAAGGCTATTCTGGAGGATGGACGTTATTCATTGGTTGAGGTGACAGGTGGTAGCAATATGTTGGGTAATGAGGTGTACAAAATGTATACGGCGTTCTTGGATCAATATTTTCCTGTTAAGAACTCTTCTAACGACACATCTGGACATGAGACCATGGATACCTCAAAACCAACGAGATCGTATATTGAAGACTATTTGGCGCAATATAGTAAAAAACTCTCTGATGCTCAGACAGATACTATATTGCGACATCCATTAAGTGAAAATCGTGTCGTTTTGAAATCACTTCTTGATGAACTTGTTTTATTTGGTAAGTATGAGGAATTAGATGAACATATAGCTTATTTGCTTCAGGCTCAGACACCAAGCCAGTTCTATCAAATTCTTTTACAGAGTTATGAAGAACAATATGGCGAAGAATCTGTTAGAAATTTTTTCTCAATTATGTTGTTGACGGGCTATGGATTAAAAGTGAGAGATGCACTTCTAGCTGCTAATGTCGGGGTAAAGGCTCCTGATATTGACCCTATGGATATGATTCTGTCACCTATTAAATTTATGAGGGATTTCTTTTATGGTATTACTAATGTGCAATATTTACCCTTTGACCAGTATTTCCATACCTATTTGGAGCGACACGGTGATGTTATCAGATTGAATCATAAGTGGATGGAGCAGGCCGTTGATGAACGATATTTGACTGACGCAGGTGTGGTTAGCAAATATCGTGAGGAAATATTGGATGAAGTGGATTTGCATGCAGATACCAGAAATCCAAGTCCTAATAACTTGGATCGTATAGAAGAGGTCGTCTATCAAATGTTGGAGCTTGGCAAAGTCTCTGATTTGCAAACATATGTTGACTCGCCTAACGATTATGTAGTTTGTTCTTACCTTAAAAAGCGTCGGCCAGAACTGTATAAGCGAATGCTGACGTATCTGGGGTACTAATAGTAGAGACACTTATCCTAATGGTGAACTTCTTAATATCGATTCTAATGGCAAAGTATATCACGAATCATTAAAAAACATCAAAGACATTTCAGTTACATATAACGGTCGACTTCTTGCAGCATTATTTG containing:
- a CDS encoding DUF4062 domain-containing protein, with amino-acid sequence MSGIKEKLLAAFDNMWLVIKKNAEIKGMNPIFFIIFHVLKSLAYTIPGFLVVLLFPIKSDVSYGWFSGIWQGWFGLCNIVIRYFSPETLYIAPNSSLAYDILWWICFVYAILLLLSIIIMPLYHVHSKRDYQFVDTTYKSDDNVLLQTLQYGVETSFEKRVLKIFISSTFQDMQEERDYLMRHTFPELQRLAAQRGVKIIPVDLRWGITEEDSKSGKVLELCLQEIDNAIPFFIGIIGKRYGWCPSHEEFEKSTLLKEKYPWIEKDFKDQLSVTEIEMQYGVLRRKERVNAAFFTTGGNFITSQSDDSEKGKVDRLKKAILEDGRYSLVEVTGGSNMLGNEVYKMYTAFLDQYFPVKNSSNDTSGHETMDTSKPTRSYIEDYLAQYSKKLSDAQTDTILRHPLSENRVVLKSLLDELVLFGKYEELDEHIAYLLQAQTPSQFYQILLQSYEEQYGEESVRNFFSIMLLTGYGLKVRDALLAANVGVKAPDIDPMDMILSPIKFMRDFFYGITNVQYLPFDQYFHTYLERHGDVIRLNHKWMEQAVDERYLTDAGVVSKYREEILDEVDLHADTRNPSPNNLDRIEEVVYQMLELGKVSDLQTYVDSPNDYVVCSYLKKRRPELYKRMLTYLGY